Proteins from a single region of Ictidomys tridecemlineatus isolate mIctTri1 unplaced genomic scaffold, mIctTri1.hap1 Scaffold_1987, whole genome shotgun sequence:
- the LOC144372950 gene encoding oxysterol-binding protein-related protein 5-like, translating into AAQAPSSGRVPPPPHRLWQHVTRAIHEGDQHRATQEKCVLEEAQRQRIREHQQGLTPWTPQLFHLDPLTHEWRYRYEDHSPWNPLTDVTQFEQDGVLHTLQRETVAHKTTFLGSPESGRERSGPDRRLRKASDQPSGHSQVTESSGSTPESYPEISDEDCDSAPADDSPCPRCRREAQQLQALREAVLSIREAQEELHRHLSAMLSSVVQAGQPAPGLLQSPRTWFLLCVFLACQLFINYILK; encoded by the exons GGCTGCCCAGGCCCCCAGCTCAGGGCgggtccctccccctccccacaggcTCTGGCAGCACGTCACTAGGGCCATCCACGAGGGAGACCAGCACAGGGCCACCCAGGAGAAGTGTGTGCTGGAGGAGGCGCAGCGGCAGCGCATCCGCGAGCACCAGCAGGGCCTCACGCCCTGGACACCACAGCTGTTCCACCTGGACCCGCTCACCCACGAGTGGCGCTACCGATACGAGGA ccacagcccctggAATCCCCTGACGGACGTCACCCAGTTTGAGCAGGATGGGGTTCTGCACACCCTGCAACGGGAGACGGTGGCTCACAAGACCACCTTCCTGGGCAGCCCGGAGTCAGGGCGTGAG AGGTCTGGCCCAGACCGGCGACTCCGCAAGGCCAGTGACCAGCCGTCTGGCCACAGCCAGGTGACGGAGAGCAGCGGCTCCACGCCCGAGTCCTACCCAGAGATCTCGGATGAGGACTGCGACTCTGCTCCCG CTGATGACAGCCCATGTCCTCGGTGCAGGAGGGAGGCACAGCAGCTGCAGGCACTGCGGGAGGCCGTGCTGTCCATCCgggaggcccaggaggagctGCACAG GCACCTGTCGGCCATGCTGAGCTCCGTGGTGCAGGCTGGGCAGCCCGCCCCTGGCCTCCTGCAGAGCCCCCGCACCTGGTTCCTGCTCTGCGTCTTCCTGGCTTGTCAGCTCTTCATCAACTACATCCTCAAATAA